From Myxococcus guangdongensis:
AGTCGGTCCGGAGCGTTGGCTGCACGACGGGACGGCATGCGGGCAGGGGGCTCCCTCGACGCGAGCGCTGACCGGGAGGGCGGCTGGGACTACATCTTCTGGTGGCCAGTGGCGGTTCTGAAGGGTTGGCGAAGGAGGTCGGACGCCTGGGCGCCGACCCGTCCATGCTCTCGGGCCGTCCCGAGGTGGAGGCGACCGACACGTGCTCCGCATTCTCTTTTCGCTGATGGCGCGGCTGCCGGAGGGAGTCCGGCGCCACGTGGTGCGTACCCTGATGGACGGGGTGTGGGATGCCCTGGCCGACGAGGTGGTGGAGGGCCGGAGCAACATCCCGGACGTTCCCTGTCTCTACATCTGCAACCACCTGTCCAACGCGGACGGCTTCACGTTGGACCGCGCCTTTCGGCCCCGGAGGTTGGTGTTCCTGGCGGGCGTGAAGCTGCAGGGCACGGTGATGACGCGGCTGGCCTCCGAGGTGATGGAGACGATTGCCATCAAGCCCAACTCGCCGGACATCGAGGCGATGCGACGCGCGGTGGAGACGCTCAAGGGGGGCAGCTCGGTGCTCATCTTCCCCGAGGGCGCGCGCAGCCGGACGCACGAGCTGCAGCAGGCGAAGAAGGGCGTGGCGCTCATCGCGAAGCGCGCGGGCGTGCCCGTGGTGCCGGTGGCGCTGATGGGGACGGAGAAGCTGATGCCCATCAACGACTCGGACATGGGGGGTGAGCGGCTGTTCCACGCGGATGTCCGTGTGCGGGTGGGGCCGGCGTTCCGCATGGAGGATTTGGAGTCCGAGGTCATCGGCGCGGACGACCCGAGGCAGGCGCTGACGGACGCGATGATGCGCCGGGTGGCGCGGCTGCTGCCGCCCGAGTACCAGGGCGTGTATGCGAATCCCACGGCTCCGCTGGCCGTGACGCGACTGCACGAGCCGCCCTCCGCTCCCGCGCCGTGAGCGCTGGCGTGCCGGGCCAGGAGGTCCCGGCGCGGTGCTCCGGTGGGAAGGACGGAGGGCCTTGTCCGAGCACCGGCGCCGAGGATGCGAGGCGCGGGTGATGCCCTCGCCGCAGGGCCTGCTCTCGGGGCGAGGCCGCGCTCAATCACGTCGGTCGGCGCCGGCGTGCGCGTCCTCGGTCG
This genomic window contains:
- a CDS encoding lysophospholipid acyltransferase family protein codes for the protein MLRILFSLMARLPEGVRRHVVRTLMDGVWDALADEVVEGRSNIPDVPCLYICNHLSNADGFTLDRAFRPRRLVFLAGVKLQGTVMTRLASEVMETIAIKPNSPDIEAMRRAVETLKGGSSVLIFPEGARSRTHELQQAKKGVALIAKRAGVPVVPVALMGTEKLMPINDSDMGGERLFHADVRVRVGPAFRMEDLESEVIGADDPRQALTDAMMRRVARLLPPEYQGVYANPTAPLAVTRLHEPPSAPAP